Proteins from a genomic interval of Phyllopteryx taeniolatus isolate TA_2022b chromosome 3, UOR_Ptae_1.2, whole genome shotgun sequence:
- the git2a gene encoding ARF GTPase-activating protein GIT2a isoform X2, protein MSKRTRNTEVCADCCVPEPRWASVNRGVLICDECCSVHRSLGRHSSQVRHLTHTPWPPTQLQMVQMLYSNGANSIWEHSLLDPASVMTGKRKANPQDKLHPNKSEFIKAKYQMLAFVHRMPCREDDSSTAKDLSKQLHSSVRTGNLETCLRLLSLGAQANFFHPEKGNTPLHVAAKAGQVSQAELLTVYGADPGAPDSNGKTPIDYAREAGHHDLADRLVEIQYELTDRLAFYLCGRKPDHKNGQHFIVPQMADSSLDLSELAKAAKKKLQSLSNHLFEELAMDVYDEVDRRETDAVWLATQNHSALVTETTVVPFLPVNPEYSSTRNQGRQKLARFNAHEFATLVIDILSDAKRRQQGNSAASPKDNVELLLKNMSARPRSDSQDNEQPDYDSVASDEDTDQELPSSKGDRTKSLDSDLSDGPITMQEYLEVKNALSASEAKIQHLLKANSNLSDELRLMQKKLQSLQSENTSLRRQVTANIYQIPSTSDYPDPSGPSALKRRQSQSARASRPTSMYETGSALKPYLPKGESPYPEEAIPTLRPFPPHASKLEKQSSVPESDYDNTVNDSEVDDSGLCRRGRLRSSGRPGEGSSIPEPDDAAAESDPTLPSTEDVIRKTEQITKNIQELLRAAQDNKHERPCEREGARRLRHSLGCFSTLVPWAEKPPAPLHPLGPRTPEPSSCFIPCSERIHVAVTEMAALFPKRPRSETVRSSLRLLTCSAGRLQSECRKAPPPEGRPGPDMQLVTQQVIQCAYDIAKAAKQLVTITTKENTN, encoded by the exons ATGTCCAAACGCACGAGGAACACGGAGGTGTGCGCAGACTGTTGCGTCCCAG AACCCCGCTGGGCCTCAGTGAACAGGGGCGTGTTGATTTGTGATGAGTGCTGCAGTGTTCATCGAAGTCTGGGTAGACACAGCTCACAAGTTCGCCACTTGACGCACACGCCTTGGCCTCCTACACAGCTACAA ATGGTTCAGATGTTGTACAGCAACGGTGCTAATTCAATTTGGGAGCACTCCCTTCTGGACCCAGCGTCTGTGATGACTGGAAAACGCAAGGCCAACCCCCAGGACAAATTGCA CCCCAACAAATCCGAATTCATCAAAGCCAAATATCAAATGTTGGCGTTTGTCCACCGCATGCCTTGTCGGGAGGACGACAGCTCGACAGCCAAAGATCTGAGTAAG CAACTGCATTCGAGTGTTCGCACTGGGAATCTTGAGACCTGTTTGAGGTTGCTCTCTCTTGGAGCTCAAGCAAACTTCTTTCACCCT GAAAAAGGAAACACTCCGCTGCATGTGGCAGCTAAGGCAGGACAAGTCTCTCAGGCTGAACTGTTAACCGTTTACGGCGCAGATCCCGGAGCCCCCGATAGCAACGGCAAAACTCCCATTGACTACGCCAG GGAGGCGGGCCACCACGACCTGGCAGATAGACTGGTGGAGATTCAGTATGAGCTGACAGATCGGCTGGCGTTCTACCTATGTGGGCGAAAACCAG ATCACAAAAATGGGCAGCACTTCATTGTTCCTCAAATGGCTGACAG CAGTTTAGATTTATCGGAACTGGCCAAGGCAGCGAAGAAGAAGCTGCAGTCA CTAAGTAATCATTTGTTCGAGGAGCTGGCCATGGACGTGTATGATGAGGTGGACAGGCGAGAAACTGACGCAG TGTGGCTAGCGACGCAGAATCACAGTGCGCTCGTGACGGAGACAACTGTGGTGCCCTTCCTTCCTGTCAATCCAGAGTATTCCTCCACAAGAAACCAG ggaCGCCAGAAACTTGCCAGATTCAACGCACATGAATTTGCAACTCTTGTGATCGACATATTAAGTGATGCAAAGCGGAGACAACAAGGGAATTCAGCAGCCAGCCCCAAAG ATAACGTGGAACTTCTCCTGAAGAATATGTCTGCCAGGCCACGCAGCGACAGCCAGGATAACGAGCAGCCCGACTATGATAGCGTCGCGTCCGATGAGGATACAGACCAAGAGCTCCCTTCAAGTAAAGGAGATCGAACGAAG AGCCTGGATTCCGACCTCTCCGACGGCCCGATCACCATGCAGGAGTACCTCGAGGTGAAGAACGCGCTCTCGGCCTCCGAGGCCAAAATCCAGCATCTCCTGAAAGCCAACAGCAACCTGAGCGACGAGCTGCGACTGATGCAGAAAAAG CTGCAATCTCTGCAAAGTGAGAACACCTCTCTTAGGCGGCAGGTCACGGCCAATATCTATCAGATCCCCAGCACGTCAGACTATCCCGACCCCTCCGGTCCCTCAGCCCTGAAGCGCCGGCAATCTCAGTCTGCTCGGGCAAGTCGGCCCACGTCTATGTACGAGACCGGCTCGGCCCTGAAGCCCTATCTCCCTAAAGGGGAAAGTCCTTACCCAGAGGAGGCTATTCCCACCCTGCGTCCCTTCCCGCCTCAT GCCTCCAAGTTAGAGAAGCAGAGCAGCGTGCCTGAAAGCGACTATGACAACACAGTCAATGACTCTGAGGTGGACGATTCAGG TTTGTGCAGgagagggaggctgaggagcagTGGCCGACCGGGGGAGGGCAGCTCCATCCCTGAGCCGGACGACGCGGCGGCGGAGTCGGACCCGACACTTCCCAGCACCGAGGACGTCATCCGCAAAACCGAGCAGATCACCAAGAATATTCAGGAGCTCCTGCGAGCAGCTCAGGATAACAAACACGAGAG ACCGTGCGAGCGTGAAGGTGCGCGCCGCCTCAGACACAGTCTGGGATGTTTCAGCACTCTGGTGCCCTGGGCTGAGAAGCCCCCCGCACCTCTTCATCCACTCGGCCCGCGAACCCCCGAGCCCTCGTCCTG CTTCATCCCCTGCTCCGAAAGGATACACGTGGCTGTGACAGAAATGGCTGCGCTTTTTCCGAAG AGGCCACGCTCGGAGACGGTGAGAAGCTCTCTGCGCTTGTTGACCTGCAGCGCGGGCAGGCTGCAGAGCGAGTGCAGGAAGGCGCCGCCTCCGGAAGGCCGCCCGGGACCGGACATGCAGCTCGTCACCCAGCAGGTCATCCAATGTGCTTACGATATTGCCAAGGCAGCCAAGCAGCTCGTCACCATCACCACGAAGGAGAACACCAACTGA
- the git2a gene encoding ARF GTPase-activating protein GIT2a isoform X6, which produces MSKRTRNTEVCADCCVPEPRWASVNRGVLICDECCSVHRSLGRHSSQVRHLTHTPWPPTQLQMVQMLYSNGANSIWEHSLLDPASVMTGKRKANPQDKLHPNKSEFIKAKYQMLAFVHRMPCREDDSSTAKDLSKQLHSSVRTGNLETCLRLLSLGAQANFFHPEKGNTPLHVAAKAGQVSQAELLTVYGADPGAPDSNGKTPIDYAREAGHHDLADRLVEIQYELTDRLAFYLCGRKPDHKNGQHFIVPQMADSSLDLSELAKAAKKKLQSLSNHLFEELAMDVYDEVDRRETDAVWLATQNHSALVTETTVVPFLPVNPEYSSTRNQGRQKLARFNAHEFATLVIDILSDAKRRQQGNSAASPKDNVELLLKNMSARPRSDSQDNEQPDYDSVASDEDTDQELPSSKGDRTKSLDSDLSDGPITMQEYLEVKNALSASEAKIQHLLKANSNLSDELRLMQKKLQSLQSENTSLRRQVTANIYQIPSTSDYPDPSGPSALKRRQSQSARASRPTSMYETGSALKPYLPKGESPYPEEAIPTLRPFPPHASKLEKQSSVPESDYDNTVNDSEVDDSGLCRRGRLRSSGRPGEGSSIPEPDDAAAESDPTLPSTEDVIRKTEQITKNIQELLRAAQDNKHESFIPCSERIHVAVTEMAALFPKRPRSETVRSSLRLLTCSAGRLQSECRKAPPPEGRPGPDMQLVTQQVIQCAYDIAKAAKQLVTITTKENTN; this is translated from the exons ATGTCCAAACGCACGAGGAACACGGAGGTGTGCGCAGACTGTTGCGTCCCAG AACCCCGCTGGGCCTCAGTGAACAGGGGCGTGTTGATTTGTGATGAGTGCTGCAGTGTTCATCGAAGTCTGGGTAGACACAGCTCACAAGTTCGCCACTTGACGCACACGCCTTGGCCTCCTACACAGCTACAA ATGGTTCAGATGTTGTACAGCAACGGTGCTAATTCAATTTGGGAGCACTCCCTTCTGGACCCAGCGTCTGTGATGACTGGAAAACGCAAGGCCAACCCCCAGGACAAATTGCA CCCCAACAAATCCGAATTCATCAAAGCCAAATATCAAATGTTGGCGTTTGTCCACCGCATGCCTTGTCGGGAGGACGACAGCTCGACAGCCAAAGATCTGAGTAAG CAACTGCATTCGAGTGTTCGCACTGGGAATCTTGAGACCTGTTTGAGGTTGCTCTCTCTTGGAGCTCAAGCAAACTTCTTTCACCCT GAAAAAGGAAACACTCCGCTGCATGTGGCAGCTAAGGCAGGACAAGTCTCTCAGGCTGAACTGTTAACCGTTTACGGCGCAGATCCCGGAGCCCCCGATAGCAACGGCAAAACTCCCATTGACTACGCCAG GGAGGCGGGCCACCACGACCTGGCAGATAGACTGGTGGAGATTCAGTATGAGCTGACAGATCGGCTGGCGTTCTACCTATGTGGGCGAAAACCAG ATCACAAAAATGGGCAGCACTTCATTGTTCCTCAAATGGCTGACAG CAGTTTAGATTTATCGGAACTGGCCAAGGCAGCGAAGAAGAAGCTGCAGTCA CTAAGTAATCATTTGTTCGAGGAGCTGGCCATGGACGTGTATGATGAGGTGGACAGGCGAGAAACTGACGCAG TGTGGCTAGCGACGCAGAATCACAGTGCGCTCGTGACGGAGACAACTGTGGTGCCCTTCCTTCCTGTCAATCCAGAGTATTCCTCCACAAGAAACCAG ggaCGCCAGAAACTTGCCAGATTCAACGCACATGAATTTGCAACTCTTGTGATCGACATATTAAGTGATGCAAAGCGGAGACAACAAGGGAATTCAGCAGCCAGCCCCAAAG ATAACGTGGAACTTCTCCTGAAGAATATGTCTGCCAGGCCACGCAGCGACAGCCAGGATAACGAGCAGCCCGACTATGATAGCGTCGCGTCCGATGAGGATACAGACCAAGAGCTCCCTTCAAGTAAAGGAGATCGAACGAAG AGCCTGGATTCCGACCTCTCCGACGGCCCGATCACCATGCAGGAGTACCTCGAGGTGAAGAACGCGCTCTCGGCCTCCGAGGCCAAAATCCAGCATCTCCTGAAAGCCAACAGCAACCTGAGCGACGAGCTGCGACTGATGCAGAAAAAG CTGCAATCTCTGCAAAGTGAGAACACCTCTCTTAGGCGGCAGGTCACGGCCAATATCTATCAGATCCCCAGCACGTCAGACTATCCCGACCCCTCCGGTCCCTCAGCCCTGAAGCGCCGGCAATCTCAGTCTGCTCGGGCAAGTCGGCCCACGTCTATGTACGAGACCGGCTCGGCCCTGAAGCCCTATCTCCCTAAAGGGGAAAGTCCTTACCCAGAGGAGGCTATTCCCACCCTGCGTCCCTTCCCGCCTCAT GCCTCCAAGTTAGAGAAGCAGAGCAGCGTGCCTGAAAGCGACTATGACAACACAGTCAATGACTCTGAGGTGGACGATTCAGG TTTGTGCAGgagagggaggctgaggagcagTGGCCGACCGGGGGAGGGCAGCTCCATCCCTGAGCCGGACGACGCGGCGGCGGAGTCGGACCCGACACTTCCCAGCACCGAGGACGTCATCCGCAAAACCGAGCAGATCACCAAGAATATTCAGGAGCTCCTGCGAGCAGCTCAGGATAACAAACACGAGAG CTTCATCCCCTGCTCCGAAAGGATACACGTGGCTGTGACAGAAATGGCTGCGCTTTTTCCGAAG AGGCCACGCTCGGAGACGGTGAGAAGCTCTCTGCGCTTGTTGACCTGCAGCGCGGGCAGGCTGCAGAGCGAGTGCAGGAAGGCGCCGCCTCCGGAAGGCCGCCCGGGACCGGACATGCAGCTCGTCACCCAGCAGGTCATCCAATGTGCTTACGATATTGCCAAGGCAGCCAAGCAGCTCGTCACCATCACCACGAAGGAGAACACCAACTGA
- the git2a gene encoding ARF GTPase-activating protein GIT2a isoform X3, which translates to MSKRTRNTEVCADCCVPEPRWASVNRGVLICDECCSVHRSLGRHSSQVRHLTHTPWPPTQLQMVQMLYSNGANSIWEHSLLDPASVMTGKRKANPQDKLHPNKSEFIKAKYQMLAFVHRMPCREDDSSTAKDLSKQLHSSVRTGNLETCLRLLSLGAQANFFHPEKGNTPLHVAAKAGQVSQAELLTVYGADPGAPDSNGKTPIDYAREAGHHDLADRLVEIQYELTDRLAFYLCGRKPDHKNGQHFIVPQMADSSLDLSELAKAAKKKLQSLSNHLFEELAMDVYDEVDRRETDAVWLATQNHSALVTETTVVPFLPVNPEYSSTRNQGRQKLARFNAHEFATLVIDILSDAKRRQQGNSAASPKDNVELLLKNMSARPRSDSQDNEQPDYDSVASDEDTDQELPSSKGDRTKSLDSDLSDGPITMQEYLEVKNALSASEAKIQHLLKANSNLSDELRLMQKKLQSLQSENTSLRRQVTANIYQIPSTSDYPDPSGPSALKRRQSQSARASRPTSMYETGSALKPYLPKGESPYPEEAIPTLRPFPPHKEKGPFVTTSSSLPSFPSALSWSKDESNLKASKLEKQSSVPESDYDNTVNDSEVDDSGLCRRGRLRSSGRPGEGSSIPEPDDAAAESDPTLPSTEDVIRKTEQITKNIQELLRAAQDNKHESFIPCSERIHVAVTEMAALFPKRPRSETVRSSLRLLTCSAGRLQSECRKAPPPEGRPGPDMQLVTQQVIQCAYDIAKAAKQLVTITTKENTN; encoded by the exons ATGTCCAAACGCACGAGGAACACGGAGGTGTGCGCAGACTGTTGCGTCCCAG AACCCCGCTGGGCCTCAGTGAACAGGGGCGTGTTGATTTGTGATGAGTGCTGCAGTGTTCATCGAAGTCTGGGTAGACACAGCTCACAAGTTCGCCACTTGACGCACACGCCTTGGCCTCCTACACAGCTACAA ATGGTTCAGATGTTGTACAGCAACGGTGCTAATTCAATTTGGGAGCACTCCCTTCTGGACCCAGCGTCTGTGATGACTGGAAAACGCAAGGCCAACCCCCAGGACAAATTGCA CCCCAACAAATCCGAATTCATCAAAGCCAAATATCAAATGTTGGCGTTTGTCCACCGCATGCCTTGTCGGGAGGACGACAGCTCGACAGCCAAAGATCTGAGTAAG CAACTGCATTCGAGTGTTCGCACTGGGAATCTTGAGACCTGTTTGAGGTTGCTCTCTCTTGGAGCTCAAGCAAACTTCTTTCACCCT GAAAAAGGAAACACTCCGCTGCATGTGGCAGCTAAGGCAGGACAAGTCTCTCAGGCTGAACTGTTAACCGTTTACGGCGCAGATCCCGGAGCCCCCGATAGCAACGGCAAAACTCCCATTGACTACGCCAG GGAGGCGGGCCACCACGACCTGGCAGATAGACTGGTGGAGATTCAGTATGAGCTGACAGATCGGCTGGCGTTCTACCTATGTGGGCGAAAACCAG ATCACAAAAATGGGCAGCACTTCATTGTTCCTCAAATGGCTGACAG CAGTTTAGATTTATCGGAACTGGCCAAGGCAGCGAAGAAGAAGCTGCAGTCA CTAAGTAATCATTTGTTCGAGGAGCTGGCCATGGACGTGTATGATGAGGTGGACAGGCGAGAAACTGACGCAG TGTGGCTAGCGACGCAGAATCACAGTGCGCTCGTGACGGAGACAACTGTGGTGCCCTTCCTTCCTGTCAATCCAGAGTATTCCTCCACAAGAAACCAG ggaCGCCAGAAACTTGCCAGATTCAACGCACATGAATTTGCAACTCTTGTGATCGACATATTAAGTGATGCAAAGCGGAGACAACAAGGGAATTCAGCAGCCAGCCCCAAAG ATAACGTGGAACTTCTCCTGAAGAATATGTCTGCCAGGCCACGCAGCGACAGCCAGGATAACGAGCAGCCCGACTATGATAGCGTCGCGTCCGATGAGGATACAGACCAAGAGCTCCCTTCAAGTAAAGGAGATCGAACGAAG AGCCTGGATTCCGACCTCTCCGACGGCCCGATCACCATGCAGGAGTACCTCGAGGTGAAGAACGCGCTCTCGGCCTCCGAGGCCAAAATCCAGCATCTCCTGAAAGCCAACAGCAACCTGAGCGACGAGCTGCGACTGATGCAGAAAAAG CTGCAATCTCTGCAAAGTGAGAACACCTCTCTTAGGCGGCAGGTCACGGCCAATATCTATCAGATCCCCAGCACGTCAGACTATCCCGACCCCTCCGGTCCCTCAGCCCTGAAGCGCCGGCAATCTCAGTCTGCTCGGGCAAGTCGGCCCACGTCTATGTACGAGACCGGCTCGGCCCTGAAGCCCTATCTCCCTAAAGGGGAAAGTCCTTACCCAGAGGAGGCTATTCCCACCCTGCGTCCCTTCCCGCCTCAT AAGGAAAAGGGGCCTTTTGTGACCACCTCTTCATCCCTCCCCTCATTTCCGTCCGCCCTGTCCTGGTCCAAGGATGAAAGTAATCTAAAG GCCTCCAAGTTAGAGAAGCAGAGCAGCGTGCCTGAAAGCGACTATGACAACACAGTCAATGACTCTGAGGTGGACGATTCAGG TTTGTGCAGgagagggaggctgaggagcagTGGCCGACCGGGGGAGGGCAGCTCCATCCCTGAGCCGGACGACGCGGCGGCGGAGTCGGACCCGACACTTCCCAGCACCGAGGACGTCATCCGCAAAACCGAGCAGATCACCAAGAATATTCAGGAGCTCCTGCGAGCAGCTCAGGATAACAAACACGAGAG CTTCATCCCCTGCTCCGAAAGGATACACGTGGCTGTGACAGAAATGGCTGCGCTTTTTCCGAAG AGGCCACGCTCGGAGACGGTGAGAAGCTCTCTGCGCTTGTTGACCTGCAGCGCGGGCAGGCTGCAGAGCGAGTGCAGGAAGGCGCCGCCTCCGGAAGGCCGCCCGGGACCGGACATGCAGCTCGTCACCCAGCAGGTCATCCAATGTGCTTACGATATTGCCAAGGCAGCCAAGCAGCTCGTCACCATCACCACGAAGGAGAACACCAACTGA
- the git2a gene encoding ARF GTPase-activating protein GIT2a isoform X8, whose protein sequence is MSKRTRNTEVCADCCVPEPRWASVNRGVLICDECCSVHRSLGRHSSQVRHLTHTPWPPTQLQMVQMLYSNGANSIWEHSLLDPASVMTGKRKANPQDKLHPNKSEFIKAKYQMLAFVHRMPCREDDSSTAKDLSKQLHSSVRTGNLETCLRLLSLGAQANFFHPEKGNTPLHVAAKAGQVSQAELLTVYGADPGAPDSNGKTPIDYAREAGHHDLADRLVEIQYELTDRLAFYLCGRKPDHKNGQHFIVPQMADSSLDLSELAKAAKKKLQSLSNHLFEELAMDVYDEVDRRETDAVWLATQNHSALVTETTVVPFLPVNPEYSSTRNQGRQKLARFNAHEFATLVIDILSDAKRRQQGNSAASPKDNVELLLKNMSARPRSDSQDNEQPDYDSVASDEDTDQELPSSKGDRTKSLDSDLSDGPITMQEYLEVKNALSASEAKIQHLLKANSNLSDELRLMQKKASKLEKQSSVPESDYDNTVNDSEVDDSGLCRRGRLRSSGRPGEGSSIPEPDDAAAESDPTLPSTEDVIRKTEQITKNIQELLRAAQDNKHERPCEREGARRLRHSLGCFSTLVPWAEKPPAPLHPLGPRTPEPSSCFIPCSERIHVAVTEMAALFPKRPRSETVRSSLRLLTCSAGRLQSECRKAPPPEGRPGPDMQLVTQQVIQCAYDIAKAAKQLVTITTKENTN, encoded by the exons ATGTCCAAACGCACGAGGAACACGGAGGTGTGCGCAGACTGTTGCGTCCCAG AACCCCGCTGGGCCTCAGTGAACAGGGGCGTGTTGATTTGTGATGAGTGCTGCAGTGTTCATCGAAGTCTGGGTAGACACAGCTCACAAGTTCGCCACTTGACGCACACGCCTTGGCCTCCTACACAGCTACAA ATGGTTCAGATGTTGTACAGCAACGGTGCTAATTCAATTTGGGAGCACTCCCTTCTGGACCCAGCGTCTGTGATGACTGGAAAACGCAAGGCCAACCCCCAGGACAAATTGCA CCCCAACAAATCCGAATTCATCAAAGCCAAATATCAAATGTTGGCGTTTGTCCACCGCATGCCTTGTCGGGAGGACGACAGCTCGACAGCCAAAGATCTGAGTAAG CAACTGCATTCGAGTGTTCGCACTGGGAATCTTGAGACCTGTTTGAGGTTGCTCTCTCTTGGAGCTCAAGCAAACTTCTTTCACCCT GAAAAAGGAAACACTCCGCTGCATGTGGCAGCTAAGGCAGGACAAGTCTCTCAGGCTGAACTGTTAACCGTTTACGGCGCAGATCCCGGAGCCCCCGATAGCAACGGCAAAACTCCCATTGACTACGCCAG GGAGGCGGGCCACCACGACCTGGCAGATAGACTGGTGGAGATTCAGTATGAGCTGACAGATCGGCTGGCGTTCTACCTATGTGGGCGAAAACCAG ATCACAAAAATGGGCAGCACTTCATTGTTCCTCAAATGGCTGACAG CAGTTTAGATTTATCGGAACTGGCCAAGGCAGCGAAGAAGAAGCTGCAGTCA CTAAGTAATCATTTGTTCGAGGAGCTGGCCATGGACGTGTATGATGAGGTGGACAGGCGAGAAACTGACGCAG TGTGGCTAGCGACGCAGAATCACAGTGCGCTCGTGACGGAGACAACTGTGGTGCCCTTCCTTCCTGTCAATCCAGAGTATTCCTCCACAAGAAACCAG ggaCGCCAGAAACTTGCCAGATTCAACGCACATGAATTTGCAACTCTTGTGATCGACATATTAAGTGATGCAAAGCGGAGACAACAAGGGAATTCAGCAGCCAGCCCCAAAG ATAACGTGGAACTTCTCCTGAAGAATATGTCTGCCAGGCCACGCAGCGACAGCCAGGATAACGAGCAGCCCGACTATGATAGCGTCGCGTCCGATGAGGATACAGACCAAGAGCTCCCTTCAAGTAAAGGAGATCGAACGAAG AGCCTGGATTCCGACCTCTCCGACGGCCCGATCACCATGCAGGAGTACCTCGAGGTGAAGAACGCGCTCTCGGCCTCCGAGGCCAAAATCCAGCATCTCCTGAAAGCCAACAGCAACCTGAGCGACGAGCTGCGACTGATGCAGAAAAAG GCCTCCAAGTTAGAGAAGCAGAGCAGCGTGCCTGAAAGCGACTATGACAACACAGTCAATGACTCTGAGGTGGACGATTCAGG TTTGTGCAGgagagggaggctgaggagcagTGGCCGACCGGGGGAGGGCAGCTCCATCCCTGAGCCGGACGACGCGGCGGCGGAGTCGGACCCGACACTTCCCAGCACCGAGGACGTCATCCGCAAAACCGAGCAGATCACCAAGAATATTCAGGAGCTCCTGCGAGCAGCTCAGGATAACAAACACGAGAG ACCGTGCGAGCGTGAAGGTGCGCGCCGCCTCAGACACAGTCTGGGATGTTTCAGCACTCTGGTGCCCTGGGCTGAGAAGCCCCCCGCACCTCTTCATCCACTCGGCCCGCGAACCCCCGAGCCCTCGTCCTG CTTCATCCCCTGCTCCGAAAGGATACACGTGGCTGTGACAGAAATGGCTGCGCTTTTTCCGAAG AGGCCACGCTCGGAGACGGTGAGAAGCTCTCTGCGCTTGTTGACCTGCAGCGCGGGCAGGCTGCAGAGCGAGTGCAGGAAGGCGCCGCCTCCGGAAGGCCGCCCGGGACCGGACATGCAGCTCGTCACCCAGCAGGTCATCCAATGTGCTTACGATATTGCCAAGGCAGCCAAGCAGCTCGTCACCATCACCACGAAGGAGAACACCAACTGA